Proteins co-encoded in one Arachis hypogaea cultivar Tifrunner chromosome 13, arahy.Tifrunner.gnm2.J5K5, whole genome shotgun sequence genomic window:
- the LOC112738064 gene encoding sugar carrier protein C-like, whose translation MAGGLIGKESGNGKQYPGKLTLRVFVTCMVAAFGGLIFGYDLGISGGVTSMDPFLKKFFPDVYAKEMNMKPSDNQYCRFDSQVLTLFTSSLYLAALVASLCASSITRIFGRRLTMLSGGILFLVGAGFNAFAEKVWMLIVGRMLLGFGIGCANQSVPIYVSEVAPYKYRGALNMMFQLAITIGIFVANVLNYFFAKMKNGEGWRYSLGFAAVPAVMIVIGAIFLPDSPSSLIERGKDEKAKQELIKIRGTSDVEEEFKDLVEASESSMAVKHPWATLLKRHYRPQLVMAIAIPFFQQLTGMNVITFYAPVLFRTIGFGSNASLMSSMITGGFNALATFVSIFTVDKVGRRKLFLEGGAQMFICQIVITAAIASKFGVDGNPGILPKWYAFLVVGFICIYVMGFAWSWGPLGWLVPSEIFPLEVRSAAQSINVSVNMIFTFAIAQVFTSMLCHMKFGLFIFFAFFVLVMSGFIHKFLPETKGVPIEEMSVVWQNHSFWKKFVKSASEEANAKVDNSC comes from the coding sequence ATGGCCGGTGGACTCATTGGAAAGGAGTCTGGCAATGGGAAACAATATCCGGGAAAACTCACTCTCCGGGTTTTTGTGACGTGTATGGTTGCTGCATTTGGAGGACTAATTTTTGGATATGATCTTGGCATCTCAGGTGGAGTTACATCGATGGATCCTTTTCTGAAGAAATTTTTCCCAGACGTGTATGCAAAGGAGATGAACATGAAGCCATCTGACAATCAGTATTGCAGGTTTGACAGCCAGGTTTTGACACTCTTTACATCCTCCCTGTATCTGGCTGCTCTCGTGGCATCACTCTGTGCATCTTCCATCACTCGAATCTTTGGAAGGCGTCTTACCATGTTGTCCGGCGGTATTCTGTTTCTCGTCGGTGCCGGTTTCAATGCCTTTGCTGAGAAAGTGTGGATGCTCATTGTTGGTCGCATGTTGCTTGGCTTCGGAATTGGATGTGCCAATCAGTCTGTTCCAATCTATGTGTCGGAGGTTGCTCCTTACAAATACAGAGGAGCCCTTAACATGATGTTCCAATTGGCCATCACCATTGGAATCTTTGTGGCCAACGTCCTCAACTATTTCTTCGCCAAGATGAAGAACGGTGAAGGCTGGCGCTACAGCTTGGGTTTCGCGGCTGTCCCTGCCGTCATGATCGTCATCGGCGCAATCTTTCTCCCCGACTCGCCGAGCTCCTTGATCGAGCGTGGCAAAGATGAGAAAGCCAAGCAAGAGCTGATCAAGATTAGAGGAACCAGTGACGTGGAGGAAGAGTTCAAGGACCTTGTTGAGGCGAGTGAATCGTCCATGGCAGTGAAACACCCATGGGCCACTCTGTTGAAGAGGCATTATAGGCCTCAACTCGTGATGGCCATAGCCATTCCTTTCTTCCAGCAACTCACTGGCATGAACGTCATTACTTTCTATGCTCCTGTTTTGTTCAGAACCATTGGTTTTGGCAGCAACGCTTCTCTTATGTCTTCCATGATCACCGGTGGCTTTAATGCGCTTGCTACCTTTGTTTCAATTTTTACCGTTGACAAAGTTGGAAGGCGCAAGCTCTTTCTCGAAGGCGGTGCTCAGATGTTTATCTGTCAGATTGTGATAACCGCCGCGATAGCAAGTAAGTTTGGAGTGGATGGAAACCCCGGAATCTTGCCAAAATGGTATGCGTTCCTTGTGGTGGGAtttatatgcatctatgtgatggGATTTGCATGGTCATGGGGTCCTCTTGGATGGTTGGTTCCTAGCGAGATATTTCCCCTTGAAGTCAGATCTGCAGCTCAGAGTATTAATGTGTCGGTTAATATGATTTTCACATTTGCAATTGCTCAAGTATTCACCTCCATGCTCTGCCACATGAAATTTGGCCTTTtcatcttctttgctttctttgttttggTCATGAGCGGGTTTATTCATAAGTTTCTTCCTGAGACTAAGGGAGTTCCCATCGAAGAGATGTCTGTTGTGTGGCAAAACCATTCTTTTTGGAAGAAATTTGTCAAGTCTGCAAGCGAAGAAGCTAATGCCAAAGTGGATAACTCATGTTGA